A portion of the Tachypleus tridentatus isolate NWPU-2018 unplaced genomic scaffold, ASM421037v1 Hic_cluster_1, whole genome shotgun sequence genome contains these proteins:
- the LOC143241861 gene encoding granulin-like encodes MKTAFLVLFSLVVLAGDAYAVVYCGNGWICPDGNTCCLHPNGGFGCCGIRNAVCCCSGETCCPSLHSCSADSTRCNRCPSFAGAVRETHRKRHLSSLLEILS; translated from the exons ATGAAAACCGCATTCCTGGTTCTGTTCTCTCTTGTCGTCCTAGCGGGAGACGCTTATG CTGTTGTTTACTGTGGAAATGGATGGATCTGCCCTGACGGGAATACTTGTTGCTTGCATCCTAATGGTGGTTTCGGTTGTTGCGGAATTCGCAATGCCGTTTGTTGCTGTAGTGGAGAAACATGTTGTCCTTCTCTGCATTCGTGTTCAGCAGATTCTACCAGATGTAATCGATGTCCATCCTTTGCTGGTGCAGTTCGGGAGACGCACCGAAAGCGACATCTATCGTCGCTGCTAGAAATCTTGAGTTGA